The ANME-2 cluster archaeon genome window below encodes:
- a CDS encoding nucleotide sugar dehydrogenase encodes MTDPLTRLPDRNGQIKSIGVVGMGYVGIPAAVLFADSKSFDFVWGFQRDSPTSGFKIDMLNRGESPLKGDEPGLENLIKKVVEAGKFRCTSDFSKISEVDAVTLAIQTPFLSAESLVPDFGALIEGIRQVGKFLTKGTLVVLESTITPSTTEGIARQVLEEESGLTAGNDFLLAHAPERVMVGRLIRNIQEHDRIVGGIDQASTDRAVDLYTPVMTTGKVISMTATAAEVTKTAENTFRDLQIAAINQLALYCEAMGINVYDVRTGVDSLKGEGITRAMLYPGAGVGGHCLTKDTYHLERGVKVSAGTLDYPEGLDSIFVLARKVNDFMPVHMYNLTIDALSSVDKTPAGSKVAILGWAFISNSDDARNPPSEPYRDQLIDSGCMVDVHDPHVMDYPGVDISHELSDVVKGADVVAILTGHNEYFKLDARVLERLMGQEHPVIVDGRNVINPDEFISEGFVYKGIGRGDKNSHPPQ; translated from the coding sequence ATGACAGATCCACTAACCCGGCTGCCGGATAGAAACGGACAGATAAAGAGTATTGGTGTTGTAGGCATGGGATATGTGGGAATCCCAGCTGCCGTATTATTTGCAGATTCCAAATCCTTTGACTTCGTATGGGGTTTTCAGCGCGACTCTCCTACTTCGGGATTCAAGATAGACATGTTGAACAGAGGCGAAAGTCCGTTAAAAGGTGACGAACCGGGCCTGGAAAACCTTATCAAAAAGGTTGTTGAGGCCGGTAAGTTCAGATGTACTTCAGATTTCAGTAAGATATCTGAGGTAGATGCGGTAACCCTTGCGATCCAGACCCCTTTTTTAAGTGCAGAAAGCCTGGTACCGGATTTCGGTGCCCTTATTGAGGGGATACGGCAGGTAGGCAAGTTCCTTACTAAAGGGACTCTGGTAGTACTGGAATCCACTATCACACCAAGCACTACAGAAGGTATTGCCAGACAGGTTCTGGAAGAGGAATCGGGCCTAACGGCAGGTAATGATTTTTTACTGGCCCATGCACCAGAGCGAGTGATGGTCGGCAGATTGATCCGCAATATCCAGGAACATGACAGGATAGTGGGCGGTATCGACCAGGCCAGTACTGATAGGGCTGTGGATCTGTACACTCCGGTAATGACCACAGGCAAAGTCATCTCTATGACCGCCACGGCCGCCGAGGTGACCAAGACAGCTGAGAATACGTTCAGGGACCTGCAGATAGCAGCCATCAACCAGCTGGCCCTGTATTGCGAGGCCATGGGTATCAATGTATATGATGTGCGCACAGGCGTGGATAGCCTGAAGGGAGAGGGTATTACCAGGGCTATGCTTTATCCCGGTGCAGGGGTAGGCGGGCACTGCCTGACCAAGGATACCTACCATCTGGAGCGGGGCGTGAAGGTATCTGCGGGAACGCTCGATTATCCTGAAGGGCTTGATTCAATTTTCGTACTGGCACGCAAGGTGAATGATTTCATGCCTGTGCATATGTATAACCTGACCATTGATGCTCTTTCAAGTGTAGACAAGACCCCGGCAGGTTCCAAGGTTGCCATACTGGGCTGGGCGTTTATCAGTAATTCGGATGATGCAAGGAACCCGCCGTCCGAGCCGTACAGGGACCAGTTGATAGATTCCGGGTGCATGGTGGATGTTCATGATCCCCATGTGATGGATTATCCTGGTGTGGATATTTCCCATGAGTTATCCGATGTTGTGAAGGGTGCTGATGTGGTGGCAATATTGACAGGACATAATGAGTATTTCAAACTTGATGCCAGAGTGTTGGAAAGGTTAATGGGGCAGGAACATCCGGTAATCGTAGATGGGCGGAATGTTATAAATCCCGATGAATTTATCAGCGAAGGATTTGTATACAAAGGAATCGGGAGGGGAGATAAGAACAGTCACCCCCCACAATGA
- a CDS encoding M48 family metalloprotease, with product MALVICSIGGVAGYFINDASGAIYGAIAGLIISGIAAGCLYYLPAFIIVKLYSSREVTKEDSPDFMATIEEFADIVNIPVPRFYLSNKNIPLIFTVGRDCNSASIIFTDKLLDILSSEELTCVLIHEMSHIKLNQIHRQTLVAFVAGILTMFATVALWGALLTGFGQENDPAPRIIKFLAMALVAPPAASLVLLTTPASREYIADATAVEIYKEPEVYIKMLEKMGRHFSETRHEEINPAHGLLNIIDPLSQSNDIDDDFYTLFNTHPGLDERIEAIRTRQMAGRQV from the coding sequence ATGGCACTGGTCATCTGCAGCATAGGCGGAGTTGCAGGTTATTTTATTAATGATGCTTCAGGTGCAATCTATGGTGCAATTGCAGGTCTTATTATTTCCGGGATTGCTGCAGGTTGTTTATATTATCTGCCGGCTTTTATTATTGTAAAACTCTACAGCAGCAGGGAAGTAACGAAAGAAGATTCTCCTGATTTCATGGCTACTATCGAAGAATTTGCAGATATCGTAAATATTCCAGTCCCCCGGTTCTATTTATCAAATAAAAATATTCCATTAATATTCACGGTTGGACGTGACTGCAATTCAGCTTCAATTATATTCACTGATAAATTATTGGATATCCTGTCTTCAGAGGAATTAACATGTGTGCTAATCCATGAGATGTCACACATAAAGCTAAACCAGATACACAGGCAAACCCTGGTAGCATTTGTGGCAGGTATATTGACGATGTTTGCCACCGTTGCGCTGTGGGGTGCACTACTCACAGGCTTTGGCCAGGAAAATGACCCTGCACCCAGGATCATTAAATTTCTTGCCATGGCACTTGTTGCCCCGCCTGCAGCTTCATTAGTACTGCTGACAACACCGGCAAGCAGGGAATATATTGCAGACGCAACAGCAGTGGAAATATACAAAGAACCAGAAGTATATATCAAAATGCTTGAAAAGATGGGGAGACATTTCAGTGAGACCAGACATGAGGAGATAAATCCTGCACATGGACTGCTGAACATTATCGATCCCCTGTCCCAAAGCAATGATATCGATGATGATTTTTATACACTTTTCAATACACACCCTGGTCTGGATGAGCGAATAGAAGCCATACGTACCAGACAAATGGCAGGTCGGCAAGTATGA